From one Catellatospora sp. IY07-71 genomic stretch:
- a CDS encoding type II toxin-antitoxin system RelE/ParE family toxin, protein MEELPTTLFARAAFYIDLLAEQGTLLSEPYTKQLDGKLRELRFHLDGVPMRVTYWIAGDRRVILLTVFRKTRWRESREVARAQRALAACIAEAHTLDDEEVAR, encoded by the coding sequence CTGGAAGAACTACCGACGACGCTGTTCGCGAGAGCCGCGTTCTACATCGACCTGCTTGCCGAACAGGGAACGCTGCTCAGCGAGCCGTACACGAAGCAACTGGACGGGAAGTTGCGGGAGTTGCGCTTCCATCTGGACGGCGTGCCGATGCGGGTGACCTACTGGATCGCCGGCGACAGGCGCGTCATCCTGCTGACCGTGTTCCGCAAGACACGCTGGCGGGAGAGCCGCGAAGTGGCACGAGCACAGCGCGCGCTGGCCGCCTGCATCGCCGAAGCCCATACCCTGGACGACGAGGAGGTGGCCCGATGA
- a CDS encoding EF-hand domain-containing protein, with translation MLDVRSERLARRFRLWDTDGNGHVDRSDFENEGRRIVAAFGEDERSPRARAVMDAYLAMWEYLAAKAHVDPDGTLSAKQFDRVAQTEIILMGDTGFSAVLRPTLSATLDLCDTDGDRQINPVEFRNWIEAIGVTKPHAEEAFYQIDENHDGQLSIDELSQAVRDYHAGILDIPLLGR, from the coding sequence ATGTTGGACGTTCGGAGCGAGCGGCTCGCACGGCGGTTCCGGCTGTGGGACACCGACGGCAACGGGCACGTGGACCGCTCGGACTTCGAGAACGAGGGCCGTCGCATCGTGGCCGCGTTCGGCGAGGACGAGCGTTCCCCGCGGGCCCGCGCGGTCATGGACGCGTACCTGGCCATGTGGGAGTACCTGGCCGCCAAGGCGCACGTGGACCCCGACGGCACGCTGTCGGCCAAGCAGTTCGACCGGGTGGCGCAGACCGAGATCATCCTGATGGGCGACACCGGCTTCAGCGCCGTGCTGCGCCCGACCCTCAGCGCGACCCTCGACCTGTGCGACACCGACGGCGACCGCCAGATCAACCCCGTCGAGTTCCGCAACTGGATCGAGGCGATCGGCGTCACCAAGCCGCACGCCGAGGAGGCGTTCTACCAGATCGACGAGAACCACGACGGCCAGCTCAGCATCGACGAGCTGTCCCAGGCCGTCCGCGACTACCACGCCGGCATCCTCGACATCCCCCTCCTGGGCAGGTAA
- a CDS encoding nucleoside monophosphate kinase has product MRKYVIMGIQGSGKGTQAKQLAAEFDLVHIAVGDIYRWHVQYHTKLGAQVRRAMSAGELVDDALTESVVRDRLALHDWNYGFILDGFPRNRRQAQFFMEGYDVDAVIHLDLPDSEVRRRVLARRLCSNCGMDYNLIEHRPVREGRCDACGGELVSREDDTEEALAARLADYHAKTDPALELFRAKELVVSVDATASKPAVQRAIREQLGLPLPARKQSRAS; this is encoded by the coding sequence GTGCGCAAGTACGTGATCATGGGAATCCAGGGCAGCGGCAAGGGCACCCAGGCCAAGCAGCTCGCCGCGGAGTTCGACCTGGTGCACATCGCGGTCGGGGACATCTACCGCTGGCACGTGCAGTACCACACCAAGCTCGGGGCGCAGGTGCGCCGGGCGATGAGCGCCGGGGAGCTGGTCGACGACGCGCTCACCGAGTCCGTGGTGCGCGACCGGCTCGCCCTGCACGACTGGAACTACGGCTTCATCCTCGACGGCTTCCCCCGCAACCGGCGCCAGGCCCAGTTCTTCATGGAGGGGTACGACGTCGACGCCGTCATCCACCTCGACCTGCCCGACAGCGAGGTGCGCCGCCGGGTGCTGGCCCGCCGCCTGTGCTCGAACTGCGGCATGGACTACAACCTGATCGAGCATCGGCCGGTCCGCGAGGGCCGCTGCGACGCCTGCGGCGGCGAGCTGGTCAGCCGCGAGGACGACACCGAGGAGGCGCTCGCCGCCCGGCTGGCCGACTACCACGCGAAGACCGACCCGGCGCTGGAGCTGTTCCGGGCCAAGGAGCTGGTGGTGAGCGTGGACGCCACCGCGAGCAAGCCCGCCGTGCAGCGCGCCATCCGCGAGCAGCTCGGCCTGCCCCTCCCGGCCCGTAAGCAGTCCCGCGCGAGTTGA
- a CDS encoding NAD(P)/FAD-dependent oxidoreductase: MARPRIVVVGAGFAGYHAARALARSARGNADILVLNPTDYLLYVPLLPEVMAGLLEPRRIAVSLARALPQVRLVPGEVQSIDLDRRRLLCLGPEGGSAVVEYDRLVLTPGSVNRLLPIPGVGRYAHGLRGLAEAMFLRDHITLQLELAANTTDPEERRARCTFVVVGAGYTGTEVAAHGQLFTDALAQALPRLRERPRWLLLDTAERVLPELDPRLSRTAARVLARRGVDVRMGTSVVEAQADGVRLTDDSYVPTRSLVWCVGVRPDPLVESLELPTVQGRLVVDEYLTVPGHPELFACGDAAAVPDLTRPGQCTPMTAQHAVRQGRVLAQNVAASCGVGRRKAYRHHDLGFLVDLGGWDAAANPLGVPLSGLPAAVVTRGYHLLSLPGNRGRVAADWLLDALLPTSAVRLGLVPPQAADLQLSSEPLASAARHAAPAPPVPAGFLPADRDDAR; encoded by the coding sequence ATGGCGCGCCCTCGCATCGTCGTCGTCGGGGCGGGGTTCGCGGGCTACCACGCGGCCCGCGCCCTGGCCCGCTCCGCACGCGGCAACGCCGACATCCTGGTGCTCAATCCCACCGACTACCTGCTCTACGTGCCGCTGCTGCCCGAGGTCATGGCCGGATTGCTGGAGCCGCGGCGCATCGCCGTGTCGCTGGCCCGCGCGCTGCCGCAGGTGCGGCTCGTGCCCGGCGAGGTGCAGAGCATCGACCTGGACCGGCGCCGCCTGCTCTGCCTCGGCCCGGAGGGCGGCAGCGCCGTCGTCGAGTACGACCGCCTGGTGCTCACGCCCGGCAGCGTCAACCGGCTGCTGCCCATCCCCGGCGTCGGCAGGTACGCGCACGGCCTGCGCGGCCTCGCCGAGGCGATGTTCCTGCGCGACCACATCACCCTGCAGCTCGAACTCGCCGCCAACACCACCGACCCCGAGGAGCGCCGCGCCCGCTGCACGTTCGTCGTGGTCGGCGCGGGGTACACCGGCACCGAGGTCGCCGCGCACGGGCAGCTGTTCACCGACGCGCTCGCGCAGGCCCTGCCCCGGCTGCGGGAACGGCCCCGCTGGCTGCTGCTCGACACCGCCGAGCGGGTGCTGCCCGAGCTGGACCCCCGCCTGTCCCGCACCGCCGCCCGGGTGCTCGCCCGCCGCGGCGTCGACGTGCGCATGGGGACCTCCGTGGTGGAGGCCCAGGCCGACGGGGTGCGCCTCACCGACGACTCGTACGTGCCGACCCGCTCGCTGGTCTGGTGCGTCGGCGTCCGCCCCGACCCGCTCGTGGAGAGCCTCGAGCTGCCCACGGTGCAGGGCCGGCTGGTCGTCGACGAGTACCTCACCGTGCCCGGTCACCCCGAGCTGTTCGCCTGCGGCGACGCCGCGGCCGTGCCCGACCTGACCCGCCCCGGCCAGTGCACCCCGATGACCGCCCAGCACGCGGTGCGCCAGGGCCGGGTGCTCGCGCAGAACGTCGCGGCCTCGTGCGGGGTGGGCAGGCGCAAGGCGTACCGCCACCACGATCTCGGGTTCCTGGTCGACCTCGGCGGCTGGGACGCGGCCGCCAACCCGCTCGGCGTGCCGCTGTCCGGCCTGCCCGCGGCCGTGGTCACCCGCGGCTACCACCTGCTGTCGCTGCCCGGCAACCGCGGCCGGGTCGCGGCCGACTGGCTGCTCGACGCGCTGCTGCCGACGTCCGCCGTACGCCTCGGCCTGGTCCCGCCGCAGGCCGCCGACCTGCAGCTGAGCAGCGAACCGCTCGCCTCCGCGGCCCGCCACGCCGCCCCCGCCCCGCCCGTCCCGGCCGGCTTCCTGCCCGCCGACCGCGACGACGCGCGCTGA
- the ligD gene encoding non-homologous end-joining DNA ligase, protein MADKLPPVPAGHVPLPELVRPMLATLGELPPPAQDGCYGYELKWDGVRAIGYAEGGRVRVLTRNDLDVTAAYPELLAFGAALGTTSAVFDGELIAFDAAGRVSFGALQPRMHVQDAARVRRLAAATPVTYVLFDLLHLNGCDTTALPYRQRRELLEGLGLSGPHWDTPPYTEGGGPRLLATSREQGLEGVMAKLLDAPYEPGRRSRAWVKIKNLRTQEAVIVGWRPGQGNRADTIGSLLLGIPGPGGLVYAGSVGTGFTRQMLGELRTRLSRLEREDSPLAAPPPARDARDARWVSPELVGEVRFTEWTRDGRLRQPAWRGLRPDRSPWDVVRES, encoded by the coding sequence GTGGCCGACAAGCTCCCGCCGGTGCCCGCAGGGCACGTCCCGCTGCCGGAGCTGGTCCGGCCCATGCTCGCCACCCTCGGCGAGCTGCCCCCGCCCGCGCAGGACGGCTGCTACGGCTACGAGCTCAAATGGGACGGTGTGCGCGCGATCGGGTACGCCGAGGGCGGCCGGGTGCGCGTGCTGACCCGCAACGACCTCGACGTCACCGCGGCATACCCGGAGCTGCTTGCCTTCGGCGCGGCGCTGGGCACGACGAGCGCGGTCTTCGACGGGGAGCTGATCGCGTTCGACGCCGCCGGCCGGGTCTCGTTCGGGGCGCTGCAGCCGCGGATGCACGTGCAGGACGCGGCGCGGGTGCGGCGGCTGGCCGCGGCGACCCCGGTCACCTATGTCCTGTTCGACCTGCTCCACCTGAACGGGTGCGACACCACGGCGCTGCCGTACCGGCAGCGCCGGGAGCTGCTGGAAGGGCTGGGGCTGTCCGGGCCGCACTGGGACACGCCGCCCTACACCGAGGGCGGCGGGCCGCGCCTGCTGGCGACCTCGCGCGAGCAGGGCCTGGAGGGCGTCATGGCGAAGCTGCTCGACGCGCCCTACGAGCCCGGCCGCCGCTCCCGTGCCTGGGTGAAGATCAAGAATCTGCGTACCCAGGAGGCCGTGATCGTCGGCTGGCGGCCCGGCCAGGGCAACCGCGCCGACACCATCGGCTCGCTGCTGCTCGGCATCCCCGGTCCGGGCGGCCTGGTGTACGCCGGGTCGGTCGGCACCGGCTTCACCCGGCAGATGCTCGGCGAGCTGCGTACGCGGCTGTCGAGACTGGAGCGGGAGGACTCACCGCTGGCCGCGCCGCCGCCCGCCCGGGACGCCCGCGACGCGCGCTGGGTGAGCCCGGAGCTGGTCGGCGAGGTGCGCTTCACCGAGTGGACGCGCGACGGCCGCCTGCGCCAACCCGCCTGGCGCGGCCTGCGCCCGGACAGGTCCCCTTGGGACGTCGTCCGCGAGTCCTGA
- a CDS encoding bifunctional polysaccharide deacetylase/glycosyltransferase family 2 protein, which translates to MTRHLKRREPRAHWLLLALFLTVALAGLCLNGYVEHVGAEGSGPHPITDDRPAAADVLEGGPVQRPAADGTVTTSAMPAKTIALTFDDGPDPQWTPKILDVLARHDAAATFFVVGAQVNRHPELARRIVDEGSEVAAHTFTHVDLSSTPAWQRSIELNLTGNAVAAATGVRATLMRPPYSATPDAVTVAAYDAMRQAADEGYLTVLTDLDTRDWARPGVEEIVAAATPEGGAGAIVMMHDSGGDRSQTVAALDVLIPRLQEQGYRFTTVSQALELPAAPAAGAGLRLRGHALRWAQLGSGWLAGAMTWLMLAAVVLALLRLIVQIWCARVHVRRVRKAARRRKRYVGTVSVIVPAYNEAANIEATVRSLLANDYPNVEVIVVDDGSSDGTAEIVRRLRLPNVYVVEQENAGKPTALNTGVMFARGDILVMVDGDTVFEPDAIGALVQPLADPAVGAVSGNTKVANRGGLLGRWQHLEYVIGFNLDRRMFDILQCMPTVPGAIGAFRREAVVDVGGVSTQTLAEDTDFTMAIIRAGWRVVYAPDAIAWTEAPASLRQLWRQRYRWCYGTMQAMWKHRRAVVESGASGRLGRRGLAYLTMFQVLLPLAAPMVDIYGVYGAIFLPPLQTAAVWLGFTALQALTAAYALRLDRERYGPIWSLPLQQIVYRQLMYLVVIQSTVMALIGDRLRWHRMVRTGAATAHARTHA; encoded by the coding sequence ATGACCCGTCACCTGAAGCGGCGCGAGCCCCGGGCCCACTGGCTGCTGCTGGCGCTGTTCCTCACCGTCGCCCTGGCCGGGCTGTGCCTCAACGGCTACGTCGAGCACGTCGGCGCGGAGGGCAGCGGCCCGCACCCGATCACCGACGACCGCCCCGCCGCCGCCGACGTGCTCGAAGGCGGTCCCGTGCAGCGGCCCGCCGCCGACGGCACCGTCACCACCAGCGCGATGCCGGCCAAGACCATCGCGCTCACCTTCGACGACGGACCGGACCCGCAGTGGACCCCGAAGATCCTCGACGTGCTCGCCCGGCATGACGCCGCCGCGACCTTCTTCGTGGTCGGCGCCCAGGTCAACCGGCACCCCGAGCTGGCCCGGCGCATCGTCGACGAGGGCAGCGAGGTCGCCGCGCACACCTTCACCCACGTCGACCTGTCCTCGACACCGGCCTGGCAGCGCAGCATCGAGCTGAACCTGACCGGCAACGCCGTGGCCGCCGCCACGGGTGTGCGTGCCACCCTGATGCGCCCGCCGTACTCGGCGACCCCCGACGCGGTGACCGTCGCCGCGTACGACGCCATGCGCCAGGCCGCCGACGAGGGTTACCTGACCGTGCTCACCGACCTCGACACGCGCGACTGGGCGCGGCCCGGCGTCGAGGAGATCGTCGCCGCCGCCACCCCGGAGGGCGGGGCGGGCGCCATCGTCATGATGCACGACTCCGGCGGCGACCGGTCGCAGACCGTGGCCGCGCTCGACGTGCTCATCCCGCGGCTGCAGGAGCAGGGCTACCGCTTCACCACCGTCTCCCAGGCCCTCGAACTGCCCGCGGCCCCGGCCGCCGGGGCGGGCCTGCGGCTGCGCGGGCACGCCCTGCGCTGGGCGCAGCTCGGCTCGGGCTGGCTGGCCGGGGCGATGACCTGGCTCATGCTCGCCGCCGTGGTGCTCGCCCTGCTGCGCCTGATCGTGCAGATCTGGTGCGCCCGGGTGCACGTGCGCCGGGTGCGCAAGGCCGCCCGCAGGCGCAAGCGCTACGTCGGGACGGTGTCGGTGATCGTGCCCGCCTACAACGAGGCCGCCAACATCGAGGCGACCGTACGCTCGCTGCTCGCCAACGACTACCCGAACGTCGAGGTCATCGTCGTCGACGACGGCTCCAGCGACGGCACCGCCGAGATCGTGCGCCGCCTGCGCCTGCCCAACGTGTACGTCGTCGAGCAGGAGAACGCGGGCAAGCCCACCGCGCTGAACACCGGCGTCATGTTCGCCCGCGGCGACATCCTGGTCATGGTCGACGGCGACACCGTCTTCGAGCCCGACGCGATCGGCGCGCTGGTGCAGCCGCTGGCCGACCCGGCCGTCGGCGCCGTCTCCGGCAACACCAAGGTGGCCAACCGGGGCGGGCTGCTCGGCCGCTGGCAGCACCTCGAATACGTGATCGGCTTCAACCTCGACCGGCGCATGTTCGACATCCTGCAGTGCATGCCGACCGTGCCCGGCGCGATCGGCGCGTTCCGGCGCGAGGCCGTGGTCGACGTCGGCGGCGTGTCCACCCAGACACTGGCCGAGGACACCGACTTCACCATGGCGATCATCCGGGCCGGGTGGCGCGTGGTGTACGCCCCCGACGCCATCGCGTGGACCGAGGCACCCGCCTCGCTGCGGCAGCTGTGGCGGCAGCGATACCGCTGGTGTTACGGCACCATGCAGGCGATGTGGAAGCACCGGCGGGCCGTCGTCGAGTCAGGGGCGTCCGGGCGGCTGGGGCGGCGCGGGCTGGCCTACCTCACCATGTTCCAGGTGCTGCTCCCGCTGGCCGCGCCGATGGTGGACATCTACGGCGTGTACGGCGCGATCTTCCTGCCGCCGCTGCAGACCGCCGCGGTCTGGCTGGGCTTCACCGCGCTGCAGGCGCTGACGGCGGCGTACGCGTTGCGGCTGGACCGCGAGCGCTACGGCCCGATCTGGAGCCTGCCGCTGCAGCAGATCGTGTACCGGCAGCTGATGTACCTGGTCGTCATCCAGTCCACGGTGATGGCCCTTATCGGCGACCGGCTGCGCTGGCACCGCATGGTCCGCACGGGCGCCGCCACCGCCCACGCCCGCACCCACGCCTGA
- a CDS encoding RNA polymerase sigma factor yields the protein MTDVRPHAAVDLSAAVESARHGDEAAFNRLYLAVQPGLLRYLRLLVGSDAEDVASETWLQIVRDLRTFRGDENGFRRWAATIARHRAMDHLRHHQRRPSVPLPVEAMADLPAADDTAVAVEQLMTTDGALALIASLPRDQAEAVLLRAVMGLDAQSAADVLGKRSGAVRMAAHRGLRRLADVLGGERNRGAE from the coding sequence GTGACCGACGTGCGTCCGCACGCTGCCGTCGATCTGTCGGCAGCGGTGGAATCGGCCCGGCATGGTGACGAGGCCGCGTTCAACCGGCTCTACCTCGCGGTGCAGCCCGGCCTGCTGCGCTACCTGCGGCTGCTCGTCGGCTCCGACGCCGAGGACGTGGCCTCCGAGACGTGGCTGCAGATCGTGCGTGACCTGCGCACCTTCCGGGGCGACGAGAACGGGTTCCGGCGCTGGGCCGCGACCATCGCCCGGCACCGCGCCATGGACCACCTGCGGCACCACCAGCGCCGCCCGTCCGTGCCGCTGCCGGTGGAGGCGATGGCCGATCTGCCCGCCGCCGACGACACGGCGGTCGCGGTGGAGCAGCTGATGACGACCGACGGCGCGCTGGCCCTGATCGCGTCGCTGCCGCGGGACCAGGCCGAGGCGGTCCTGCTACGCGCGGTGATGGGGCTGGACGCGCAGTCCGCGGCCGACGTGCTGGGCAAGCGGTCGGGCGCGGTGCGGATGGCGGCACACCGCGGCCTGCGGCGGCTGGCCGACGTGCTCGGCGGAGAGCGGAATCGGGGCGCCGAGTGA
- a CDS encoding zinc metalloprotease, with protein MNLRRSLSTLGLTALVAASTLTGGAAVGVAAAPAPVCVEPAADAHAKAKPGGAAKHEPNELTADEVAANEKALQAALKARGKAPAQAGTAAAATVTIPVVVHVISEDGTRANGNIPDSMITSQINVLNQAYSGATGGAATAFAFQLQSINRVTNASWYPIVYNSNTEKAMKAALRVGGAGTLNIYTGLLSQDLLGWATFPQSNITSYDGAVLLAESLPGGNASPYNLGDTATHEIGHWLNLYHTFQGGCNGQGDQVADTPAEKTAAFGCPTNLDTCKSKPGLDPIHNFMDYTDDACMYEFTAGQATRMLDAWNAYRA; from the coding sequence ATGAACCTGAGGCGCTCCCTCAGCACGCTCGGGCTGACCGCGCTCGTCGCGGCGTCCACTCTCACCGGAGGGGCGGCGGTCGGTGTGGCCGCGGCGCCCGCGCCGGTCTGCGTGGAACCCGCCGCCGACGCGCACGCGAAGGCCAAGCCCGGCGGCGCCGCCAAGCACGAACCCAACGAGCTGACCGCCGACGAGGTCGCCGCCAACGAGAAGGCCCTGCAGGCCGCGCTCAAGGCCCGCGGCAAGGCGCCCGCCCAGGCGGGCACGGCGGCCGCGGCCACCGTCACCATCCCGGTGGTGGTGCACGTGATCTCCGAGGACGGCACCCGCGCCAACGGCAACATCCCCGACTCGATGATCACCAGCCAGATCAACGTCCTCAACCAGGCGTACTCCGGCGCCACCGGCGGGGCCGCGACCGCGTTCGCGTTCCAGCTGCAGTCGATCAACCGGGTCACCAACGCGTCCTGGTACCCGATCGTCTACAACTCCAACACGGAGAAGGCGATGAAGGCGGCGCTGCGCGTCGGCGGCGCGGGCACGCTCAACATCTACACCGGCCTGCTCAGCCAGGACCTGCTCGGCTGGGCGACCTTCCCGCAGTCGAACATCACGTCGTACGACGGCGCGGTCCTCCTCGCCGAGTCGCTGCCCGGCGGCAACGCCAGCCCGTACAACCTGGGCGACACCGCCACCCACGAGATCGGCCACTGGCTGAACCTCTACCACACCTTCCAGGGCGGCTGTAACGGCCAGGGCGACCAGGTCGCCGACACCCCCGCCGAGAAGACGGCCGCCTTCGGCTGCCCGACCAACCTCGACACCTGCAAGAGCAAGCCGGGCCTCGACCCGATCCACAACTTCATGGACTACACCGACGACGCCTGCATGTACGAGTTCACGGCCGGCCAGGCCACTCGCATGCTCGACGCCTGGAACGCCTACCGCGCGTGA
- a CDS encoding helix-turn-helix domain-containing protein, translating to MTGRGDWRSLRDRRMAEPGAVEEYEATRLAYELGKAVRERREQRGWSQSELAKAAGMTQSAVARFEAGGTVPTLNVLERIARALDAELSVQFVPKPATPPRPATA from the coding sequence ATGACCGGACGTGGTGACTGGCGGTCGCTGCGGGACCGGCGCATGGCCGAGCCTGGCGCGGTCGAGGAGTACGAGGCGACCCGCCTGGCCTATGAACTCGGCAAGGCGGTTCGCGAACGTCGTGAGCAGCGCGGCTGGAGCCAGTCAGAACTGGCCAAGGCCGCGGGCATGACACAGTCCGCGGTGGCCCGCTTCGAGGCGGGCGGCACCGTGCCCACCCTGAACGTGCTGGAACGCATCGCCCGAGCGCTGGATGCCGAGCTCAGCGTCCAGTTCGTGCCCAAGCCCGCGACCCCGCCCCGCCCGGCGACGGCCTGA